The following are from one region of the Gammaproteobacteria bacterium genome:
- the murJ gene encoding murein biosynthesis integral membrane protein MurJ, with amino-acid sequence MGLLRSTATVSAMTMVSRVLGFVRDMVIARVFGAGAGADAFFVAFRIPNFLRRLFAEGSFSQAFVPVLSEYKTQRSHDEVKKLADDVAGTLGALLFLITLAGIIAAPLLIMIFAPGFLDEPHKYDLTVEMLRITFPYILFISLTAFAGGILNSYGRFVVPALTPVFLNLAMIGTALWLAPLMDEPIVALAWGVFIAGIVQLLFQLPFLYRLRLLPRPRWAWKQEGVQRVLTLMLPSLFGSSVAQVSLLIDTVIASFLVTGSVSWLYYSDRLVEFPLGVFGVALATVILPSLSLKHAQASSEGFSHTMDWGLRWVMLVGTPAMVGLLVLAGPLLISLFQYGKYSAHDVEMSSRSLMGYGLGVLAFMLIKVLAPGFFARQDTRTPVRIGLIALGLGLAFKAVLVLPLAHAGLALSSTLAAYLNAWLLYRALRREGVYRPEPGWWRLMLQVGFANAAMAALLWWGAADWSVWMAWSGSQRIMYLLLLVSAGAAAYFACLWVTGVRYHHFRQKAK; translated from the coding sequence ATGGGTTTATTGAGATCCACCGCCACGGTCAGCGCAATGACCATGGTCTCGCGCGTGCTGGGTTTTGTGCGCGATATGGTGATTGCGCGGGTGTTCGGTGCGGGTGCGGGTGCGGATGCCTTTTTTGTGGCGTTCCGTATCCCTAACTTTTTGCGCCGTCTGTTTGCGGAAGGGTCGTTCTCTCAGGCCTTTGTGCCCGTGCTGTCCGAATACAAAACCCAGCGTAGCCACGACGAGGTGAAAAAACTGGCCGATGATGTGGCGGGTACGCTGGGGGCATTGCTGTTTCTGATTACGCTCGCCGGCATCATTGCTGCGCCGCTGCTGATCATGATCTTTGCGCCGGGTTTTCTGGACGAACCGCACAAGTATGATCTGACGGTGGAGATGTTGCGCATCACCTTTCCCTATATATTGTTCATCTCGTTGACCGCGTTTGCCGGGGGCATACTCAACAGCTACGGACGTTTTGTCGTGCCGGCCCTGACACCGGTTTTTTTGAACCTGGCGATGATCGGCACCGCGCTTTGGCTCGCGCCGCTTATGGATGAGCCGATAGTGGCGCTGGCGTGGGGCGTGTTCATTGCCGGCATCGTGCAGTTGTTGTTTCAGTTGCCCTTTTTGTATCGCCTGCGCCTGCTGCCACGCCCGCGCTGGGCATGGAAGCAGGAAGGGGTGCAGCGCGTCCTCACGCTGATGCTGCCCAGCCTGTTTGGCTCGTCGGTGGCGCAGGTCAGCTTGCTGATTGATACAGTCATTGCCTCATTTTTAGTGACAGGCAGCGTGTCGTGGCTCTACTACTCGGATCGCCTGGTGGAGTTTCCGCTGGGGGTGTTCGGCGTTGCGCTGGCCACTGTAATCCTGCCCAGCCTATCGCTTAAACATGCGCAGGCGTCAAGCGAGGGGTTCTCGCACACCATGGATTGGGGGTTGCGGTGGGTGATGCTAGTCGGCACACCAGCAATGGTCGGCTTGCTGGTGTTGGCGGGACCCTTGCTTATCTCGCTGTTCCAATATGGCAAGTATAGTGCGCATGACGTGGAGATGTCCTCGCGTAGTCTGATGGGGTATGGTCTGGGCGTGCTCGCCTTTATGCTCATCAAGGTGCTGGCGCCGGGCTTCTTCGCGCGGCAGGACACCCGCACCCCGGTGCGCATCGGCCTGATCGCACTGGGTCTCGGTTTGGCATTCAAGGCGGTGCTTGTATTGCCGCTGGCTCACGCGGGGCTTGCATTGTCCTCGACGCTGGCCGCCTATCTGAATGCGTGGCTGCTGTACCGCGCATTGCGGCGCGAAGGAGTCTACCGGCCCGAACCGGGGTGGTGGCGATTGATGCTGCAAGTAGGATTTGCCAACGCCGCAATGGCTGCCTTGTTGTGGTGGGGCGCGGCGGATTGGTCAGTGTGGATGGCCTGGAGCGGCTCGCAACGTATCATGTATCTTTTGCTTTTGGTGAGTGCAGGCGCAGCGGCCTATTTTGCCTGTTTGTGGGTGACAGGCGTGCGCTACCATCACTTTCGCCAGAAGGCCAAGTGA
- the rpsT gene encoding 30S ribosomal protein S20, with product MANTAQAKKRARQAEVHRQHNTSMRSSVRSAIKKVVNTIESGDKTQAQSAYASATPLIDRMARKGIMSKNKAARHKSRLNQHIRALQA from the coding sequence TTGGCCAACACTGCACAAGCTAAAAAACGCGCCCGTCAGGCGGAAGTACATCGTCAACACAACACCAGCATGCGCTCCAGCGTACGCTCCGCGATCAAGAAGGTGGTAAACACCATCGAGTCGGGTGACAAGACCCAGGCGCAAAGCGCCTATGCCAGCGCCACCCCGCTCATCGACCGCATGGCGCGCAAGGGCATCATGAGCAAGAACAAGGCCGCCCGCCACAAAAGCCGCTTGAACCAGCATATCCGGGCGCTACAGGCTTAA
- the proB gene encoding glutamate 5-kinase: MNNRQQITQARRWIVKVGSSLLTNNGRGLDEGLIGAWAAQIAALRASGIELVLVSSGAVAEGVKRLGWTRRPSALHELQAAAAVGQMGLVQTYETCFQRHGIRTAQILLTHDDLADRQRYLNARSTLRTLLSLGVVPVVNENDTVAVEEIRFGDNDTLGALVTNLIEADLLVLLTDQPGMYERDPRKDPGAPLISEALAGDPQLEQMAGAGGVGSLGRGGMLTKVRAAARAARSGAATVIAYGREANILQRIAEGEKVGTLLLPGQEALAARKQWLAGQLQVRGRLVLDAGAVRVLREAGRSLLPVGVVAVEGSFGRGDVVACVGEDGTEVARGLVNYSAEDTRKIMRQPSDKIEGLLGYVDEPELMHRDNLVLT; encoded by the coding sequence ATGAACAATAGACAGCAAATCACCCAGGCGCGACGTTGGATCGTCAAGGTCGGTAGCTCACTGCTTACCAATAACGGGCGAGGTCTGGACGAAGGCCTGATCGGCGCCTGGGCAGCACAGATCGCCGCATTGCGTGCCAGCGGCATCGAGCTGGTGCTGGTCTCCTCTGGCGCAGTGGCCGAAGGCGTTAAGCGCCTGGGCTGGACGCGCCGCCCCAGCGCGCTGCACGAATTGCAGGCTGCGGCGGCGGTGGGGCAGATGGGGCTGGTGCAAACCTACGAGACCTGCTTCCAGCGCCACGGTATCCGCACCGCGCAGATCCTGCTCACCCACGACGACCTCGCCGACCGGCAACGTTACCTGAACGCGCGCAGCACCTTGCGCACCTTGCTCTCCCTGGGTGTGGTGCCGGTGGTCAACGAAAACGATACAGTGGCGGTGGAAGAAATCCGCTTCGGCGACAACGACACCCTCGGTGCATTGGTCACCAACCTGATCGAGGCCGACCTTCTGGTGTTGCTCACCGATCAGCCCGGCATGTACGAACGTGACCCGCGCAAAGATCCCGGCGCCCCCTTGATTAGCGAGGCCCTTGCCGGAGATCCGCAACTCGAACAAATGGCCGGTGCCGGTGGCGTGGGCAGCCTGGGACGCGGCGGCATGCTCACCAAGGTGCGCGCCGCCGCCCGCGCCGCGCGCTCCGGCGCTGCTACGGTCATCGCCTACGGGCGCGAGGCCAACATCTTGCAGCGCATTGCTGAAGGAGAAAAGGTCGGCACTTTGCTGTTGCCCGGCCAGGAGGCGCTGGCGGCACGCAAGCAGTGGCTGGCTGGACAATTGCAGGTTCGGGGACGATTGGTGCTGGATGCGGGCGCGGTGCGTGTGTTGCGTGAGGCTGGACGCAGTCTGCTTCCTGTCGGGGTAGTTGCTGTGGAAGGCAGTTTCGGGCGCGGTGACGTAGTGGCTTGTGTGGGTGAAGACGGCACAGAAGTGGCCCGTGGCCTAGTGAATTACAGCGCCGAGGATACACGTAAAATCATGCGCCAGCCGAGCGATAAAATTGAGGGATTGCTGGGTTACGTGGACGAGCCGGAGCTAATGCATAGAGATAATTTGGTGTTGACGTAA
- the purT gene encoding formate-dependent phosphoribosylglycinamide formyltransferase, which translates to MKIGTPLSPGATRVMLLGSGELGKEVIIALQRLGVEVIAVDRYPDAPGHQVAHRAHVINMADGEALRALVEQERPHIIVPEIEAIATDMLVRIEEEGLAEVIPTARAAQLTMNREGIRRLAAETLELLTSRYAFAESLTELKIAIDGGIGYPCIVKPVMSSSGKGQSTVNEPEDVATAWEYAMSGGRVHRGRVIVEEMIDFDFEITLLTVRAQGESGAVETYFCEPIGHVQVKGDYVESWQPQAMSSAALKRAQQIAKAVTDNLGGRGIFGVELFVKGDQVWFSEVSPRPHDTGMVTMISQTQNEFELHARAILGLPVSTALRAPGASAVIYGGMEEQGIAFEGVDEALRVPQTDLRLFGKPEAFARRRMGVALANGATTDEARNRAKLAASKVRPVIS; encoded by the coding sequence ATGAAAATTGGCACCCCGTTATCCCCCGGCGCAACTCGCGTGATGCTGCTCGGTAGCGGTGAACTGGGCAAGGAAGTTATCATTGCCCTGCAGCGCCTGGGAGTGGAAGTGATCGCTGTGGATCGCTATCCCGATGCGCCGGGGCATCAGGTGGCGCATCGTGCGCATGTCATCAATATGGCTGACGGAGAGGCGTTGCGTGCCCTGGTGGAGCAGGAACGCCCGCACATCATCGTGCCTGAAATTGAGGCCATTGCCACCGACATGCTGGTACGGATCGAGGAAGAAGGTCTGGCGGAGGTTATTCCCACTGCGCGCGCCGCACAGCTCACCATGAATCGTGAAGGTATCCGCCGCCTGGCGGCGGAAACGCTGGAGCTGCTGACCTCGCGCTACGCCTTCGCTGAAAGCCTCACCGAATTGAAAATCGCTATCGATGGTGGCATCGGCTATCCGTGCATCGTCAAACCGGTGATGTCGTCCTCGGGCAAGGGGCAGTCTACCGTCAATGAACCTGAGGATGTCGCCACCGCCTGGGAGTATGCCATGAGCGGTGGGCGCGTGCATCGGGGCCGGGTCATCGTTGAAGAGATGATCGACTTTGACTTCGAGATCACCCTGCTCACCGTGCGGGCGCAGGGTGAATCTGGCGCGGTCGAGACTTATTTCTGCGAGCCCATTGGCCACGTGCAGGTCAAGGGTGATTACGTGGAAAGCTGGCAGCCACAGGCTATGAGCAGCGCGGCGCTGAAGCGCGCGCAACAGATCGCCAAAGCGGTTACCGATAATCTTGGTGGGCGTGGCATCTTTGGCGTGGAGCTGTTCGTGAAGGGGGATCAGGTCTGGTTCAGCGAGGTTAGCCCACGTCCACACGACACCGGCATGGTCACCATGATAAGCCAGACACAAAATGAATTTGAGTTGCATGCGCGCGCCATCCTGGGTTTGCCGGTGTCCACCGCATTGCGCGCTCCCGGCGCCAGCGCGGTGATCTACGGTGGCATGGAAGAGCAGGGCATTGCTTTTGAGGGCGTCGATGAAGCGCTGCGTGTGCCGCAGACCGATCTGCGCCTGTTCGGCAAACCCGAAGCATTCGCACGCCGCCGCATGGGCGTGGCACTGGCTAATGGTGCAACCACCGACGAGGCGCGCAACCGCGCCAAGCTGGCGGCGAGCAAGGTGCGGCCGGTTATTTCGTAG
- the grxC gene encoding glutaredoxin 3: MKDSTQNPIRAHIEIYTTLICPYCVRAKALLKLKGAEYFEYNVGFDAEARERMLDRAQGQRSVPQIFINDQHIGGFDDINALNRRGELDALLAQAPMESKA; the protein is encoded by the coding sequence ATGAAAGACTCGACCCAGAATCCAATCCGCGCGCATATTGAAATATACACCACGCTGATATGCCCCTATTGCGTGCGCGCCAAGGCGTTGCTCAAGCTGAAAGGCGCGGAATATTTCGAATACAACGTCGGTTTCGATGCGGAAGCCAGGGAGCGCATGCTTGATCGCGCTCAAGGGCAGCGCAGCGTGCCGCAGATTTTCATCAATGATCAGCATATCGGCGGGTTCGACGATATAAACGCACTGAACCGGCGCGGCGAACTCGATGCGTTGCTGGCTCAAGCTCCGATGGAGTCGAAAGCATGA
- a CDS encoding HDOD domain-containing protein, producing the protein MTTPHELVKGISGLVSLPEVCVRVNEMAENPRYSASDIGKVIGQDAALTARLLKIANSPFYSHVSRVDTVSRAVTLIGARELRDLVVATSAMRMFSGIPSTLVDMDSFWRHSICCGVVAKMLGPHCGVLHSERLFVAGLLHDVGYLIMYTKIAELMKVALVRARDSGTPAYLAEREVIGFDHAQVGGELMRLWRLPVSLQEVLEFHHEPGKAEQFGLETAIVHIAGVVANQVEPDGARKKSTETVDPVAWKITGLTEEIIESILPEARARFVEAQLLMLPGMRAAH; encoded by the coding sequence ATGACGACCCCCCATGAACTTGTTAAAGGTATCTCTGGCCTTGTCTCCCTTCCTGAGGTGTGTGTGCGTGTCAACGAAATGGCCGAGAACCCCCGTTACTCTGCCTCGGACATTGGTAAGGTGATCGGCCAGGATGCAGCGTTGACGGCGCGTCTGCTGAAGATCGCAAATAGCCCGTTTTACAGCCACGTGTCGCGTGTCGACACGGTGTCGCGTGCCGTTACATTAATTGGTGCGCGGGAGTTGCGTGATCTGGTTGTGGCGACATCGGCGATGCGGATGTTTTCAGGTATCCCCAGCACACTGGTCGATATGGACAGCTTCTGGCGCCATAGTATTTGCTGCGGTGTGGTGGCGAAGATGCTAGGGCCACATTGCGGCGTGCTGCATAGTGAGCGCTTGTTTGTTGCCGGCTTGTTACATGATGTTGGGTACTTGATCATGTATACCAAAATAGCGGAGTTGATGAAAGTTGCGTTGGTGCGCGCCCGTGATTCCGGCACCCCTGCCTATCTCGCCGAACGTGAGGTGATAGGCTTCGATCATGCGCAGGTGGGTGGCGAGCTGATGCGTTTGTGGCGCCTGCCGGTGAGCCTGCAAGAGGTGTTGGAGTTTCATCATGAGCCAGGCAAGGCGGAGCAATTTGGCCTGGAGACCGCTATCGTTCATATCGCCGGCGTGGTCGCAAACCAGGTGGAGCCGGACGGGGCGCGCAAGAAATCGACGGAAACCGTGGATCCTGTGGCATGGAAAATCACCGGTTTGACAGAAGAGATCATTGAATCCATCCTGCCGGAAGCCCGCGCGCGGTTTGTTGAGGCACAGTTATTGATGCTGCCGGGAATGAGAGCGGCGCATTGA
- a CDS encoding primosomal protein N', giving the protein MPKSQPILRLAIPSPLHRNFDYLPPPGCDTTQLLPGVRLRVPFGRTKTIGILLEVDSQSTVEGARLKAVLEVLDEQPVLPPDIMQLARWASGYYHHPLGEVLSAALPGLLRTGHTLQIRGTRCWLLTEAGKTVEISDLSRAPRQAALLRLLQTSPDGMIAEQLAEQTGDWRGAMRALIEKGWVESKESPCLTVPDRKPNESPPSLNVAQNEAVTAVCGSLQRYQAFLLDGVTGSGKTEVYLRIIEQVLAQGLQALVLVPEIGLTPQLVTRFQHRFNVPLAVLHSGLSDRERLTAWLMARDGQAPIVIGTRSAVFTPLARPGVFIIDEEHDLSLKQQEGFRYSARDVAVMRAHQAQIPILLGSATPALESLHNVTTGRYHLLTLPERAGSALHPTIEVLDVRHQPMEDSLSQPLLSLIKRHLAGNNQVLLFLNRRGYAPTLLCHDCGWVAECRRCDARLTLHHGSRLLQCHHCGTQRHIDKHCPKCNSADLRSLGHGTERIEQALQRHFSNTPVLRIDRDSTRRKGALQALLDSVHTGESQILIGTQMLAKGHHFPDVTLVGILDADQGLFGADFRASERMAQLIVQVAGRAGRADKPGQVVIQTHHPDHPLLHLLITQGYHSFAAAALEERRETHLPPFSNLVLLRAEAGNRELPQQFLNEARTAAEIQMMEGIELMGPVPAPMEKRAGRYRAHLLLQATRRSDLHRLLDAWIPRLEKLPLARKVRWALDVDPMEMF; this is encoded by the coding sequence ATGCCTAAATCCCAACCTATATTGCGCCTTGCCATCCCCTCACCGCTACACCGCAATTTCGATTATCTGCCTCCACCCGGCTGCGATACTACCCAGCTCCTGCCCGGTGTGCGTCTGCGCGTGCCGTTCGGCAGGACAAAAACAATTGGCATACTGTTGGAGGTGGACTCGCAAAGCACGGTGGAAGGCGCACGGCTCAAGGCGGTGCTGGAGGTGCTGGACGAGCAGCCGGTGTTGCCGCCGGACATCATGCAGCTCGCCAGGTGGGCAAGCGGCTACTACCATCACCCCTTGGGCGAGGTGCTTTCCGCTGCACTGCCTGGACTGCTGCGCACGGGGCATACGCTGCAAATACGGGGCACTCGCTGCTGGCTGCTTACTGAGGCGGGCAAGACTGTTGAAATCAGCGACCTGTCCCGTGCCCCGCGACAAGCGGCCCTGTTGCGTTTACTGCAAACCTCTCCTGACGGGATGATCGCAGAACAGTTGGCGGAGCAAACCGGCGATTGGCGGGGAGCGATGCGCGCGCTCATCGAAAAAGGCTGGGTGGAGAGCAAGGAAAGTCCCTGCCTGACGGTACCGGATCGAAAACCCAACGAATCCCCACCATCATTAAATGTCGCTCAAAACGAGGCTGTCACAGCAGTGTGCGGCTCGCTGCAACGTTATCAGGCATTTCTGCTGGATGGCGTCACTGGCAGCGGCAAAACCGAGGTTTATCTGCGCATCATTGAGCAGGTGCTTGCTCAAGGACTTCAGGCGCTGGTGCTGGTGCCGGAGATTGGACTTACCCCGCAGCTTGTCACGCGTTTCCAGCATCGTTTCAATGTGCCGCTGGCGGTGTTGCATTCAGGGCTATCCGACCGGGAACGGCTGACCGCCTGGCTGATGGCGCGTGACGGACAGGCACCTATCGTCATCGGCACCCGTTCAGCGGTGTTCACGCCACTGGCCCGGCCCGGTGTATTTATTATTGACGAAGAGCACGACCTGTCACTCAAACAGCAGGAGGGTTTTCGTTACTCGGCACGCGATGTGGCGGTGATGCGCGCGCATCAGGCACAGATTCCCATCCTCCTGGGTTCCGCCACCCCCGCGCTGGAAAGCCTGCATAACGTCACCACCGGGCGTTATCACCTGCTCACGCTGCCGGAACGGGCAGGTAGCGCGCTGCACCCCACTATTGAAGTGCTGGACGTGCGCCACCAGCCCATGGAAGACAGCCTGTCCCAGCCCTTGCTCAGCCTGATCAAACGCCACCTTGCCGGCAACAATCAAGTGCTGCTGTTCCTGAACCGGCGCGGCTACGCGCCCACCCTGCTCTGTCACGACTGCGGCTGGGTTGCCGAGTGCCGGCGCTGCGACGCGCGACTGACATTACATCACGGATCGCGCCTGCTGCAATGCCACCACTGCGGCACGCAACGCCACATAGACAAGCACTGCCCGAAGTGCAACAGCGCGGATCTACGCTCATTGGGACACGGCACCGAGCGCATAGAGCAGGCGCTGCAACGCCACTTTTCGAACACCCCCGTGCTGCGCATTGACCGCGACAGCACGCGGCGCAAAGGCGCATTACAGGCCTTGCTGGACAGCGTGCATACAGGCGAAAGTCAAATATTGATCGGCACACAAATGCTCGCCAAGGGCCACCACTTTCCCGATGTCACATTGGTCGGCATTTTGGACGCGGATCAAGGATTGTTCGGTGCCGACTTCCGCGCCAGTGAGCGCATGGCGCAGTTGATTGTTCAGGTGGCCGGGCGCGCGGGACGCGCCGACAAACCGGGGCAGGTGGTAATCCAGACCCACCACCCCGATCATCCCTTGCTGCATTTGCTCATCACCCAGGGCTATCACAGCTTCGCCGCAGCGGCACTGGAAGAACGGCGCGAGACACATCTGCCCCCGTTCAGCAACCTGGTGCTGCTGCGCGCCGAGGCGGGCAACCGTGAGCTCCCTCAGCAATTCCTCAACGAGGCGCGCACCGCTGCTGAAATACAGATGATGGAAGGTATTGAATTAATGGGCCCTGTGCCTGCCCCAATGGAAAAACGCGCGGGCCGTTACCGCGCCCACCTGTTGCTACAGGCCACGCGCCGCAGCGATCTGCACCGCCTGCTCGACGCCTGGATACCCCGCCTTGAAAAATTGCCGCTGGCGCGCAAGGTACGCTGGGCGCTGGATGTGGATCCGATGGAGATGTTTTAG
- a CDS encoding proline--tRNA ligase, whose product MRVSRFLLSTVKETPSDAEVISHQLMLRAGMIRKLAAGLYTWLPLGLRVLRKVEAIVREEMDRAGALEVLMPAVQPAELWQESGRWEQYGPELLRLKDRHGREFCFGPTHEEVITDLIRREIRSYKQLPSNFYQIQTKFRDETRPRFGVMRAREFIMKDAYSFHLDQTSLQETYDLMHQTYTRIFTRLGLEFRPVEADTGSIGGRYSHEFHVLADSGEDAIAFCDSCNYAANVEMATSRLPAPAHEAPREKEKVSTPGIRTVDEQAQMLGISFERIVKSVVVIADDKPVVFFIGGGDELNTIKAARALGATNLRMAEVAEVFSATGAPVGFVGPLGLPAGLTVMVDQQAAQARNFSSGANELDYHWINLNWGEDLALPPVADLRTVRAGEQCPRCEGRLAIRRGIEVGHIFQLGDKYSKALNATCLDEQGRSIVMTMGCYGIGVSRIVASAIEQNNDDKGIIWPDAIAPFQVALLPMNMHKSQRIRDAADTLYSELQAAGVEVLYDDRKERAGVMFTDMELIGIPHRLVLGESKLDEGVIEYKGRRDAESQNIPLIQVVEFIKARSGLK is encoded by the coding sequence ATGCGCGTATCACGATTTTTATTATCTACCGTCAAAGAAACCCCGTCCGATGCTGAGGTGATTAGCCACCAACTGATGCTGCGCGCCGGGATGATCCGCAAGCTTGCTGCCGGCCTTTATACATGGCTGCCTTTGGGGCTGCGCGTATTACGTAAGGTAGAGGCCATCGTGCGCGAGGAGATGGACCGCGCCGGGGCGCTGGAGGTGTTGATGCCCGCCGTGCAACCCGCCGAGCTGTGGCAGGAGTCCGGACGTTGGGAGCAGTATGGGCCGGAGCTGCTGCGTCTCAAGGATCGCCACGGTCGTGAATTTTGTTTTGGCCCGACGCACGAAGAGGTCATCACCGATCTGATCCGCCGCGAGATCCGCAGCTACAAGCAGCTGCCCTCCAACTTTTATCAGATTCAGACCAAGTTCCGCGATGAGACCCGCCCGCGTTTCGGCGTGATGCGTGCCCGCGAGTTCATCATGAAGGATGCCTATTCCTTCCATCTCGATCAGACTTCGCTGCAAGAGACCTATGATCTGATGCATCAAACCTATACGCGCATCTTCACGCGTCTCGGATTGGAATTCCGTCCCGTGGAGGCAGACACCGGCAGTATCGGCGGGCGCTACTCGCATGAATTCCATGTGCTGGCCGATTCGGGCGAGGACGCCATCGCATTTTGCGATAGCTGTAACTACGCCGCGAATGTAGAAATGGCCACCAGTCGCCTGCCCGCGCCCGCGCATGAAGCGCCACGTGAGAAGGAGAAAGTCTCTACACCGGGCATCCGCACTGTCGACGAACAGGCGCAGATGCTTGGCATCTCCTTTGAGCGCATCGTCAAGAGCGTGGTGGTGATCGCCGATGATAAACCGGTAGTGTTTTTTATTGGTGGAGGTGACGAACTCAACACGATAAAAGCGGCGCGTGCTCTCGGTGCGACAAATCTGCGTATGGCGGAAGTCGCCGAAGTATTTTCCGCCACCGGCGCACCGGTGGGTTTTGTTGGCCCGCTGGGACTGCCCGCCGGTTTGACTGTGATGGTGGATCAGCAGGCCGCCCAGGCCCGCAATTTCTCCAGCGGCGCGAACGAGCTGGATTACCACTGGATCAATCTCAATTGGGGCGAAGACTTGGCGCTACCGCCGGTGGCCGACCTGCGCACAGTGCGCGCGGGTGAGCAATGTCCGCGTTGCGAGGGACGGCTGGCGATCCGCCGTGGCATCGAGGTAGGCCACATTTTTCAACTGGGCGACAAGTACAGCAAGGCGCTGAACGCCACCTGTCTGGATGAACAAGGACGCAGCATCGTGATGACGATGGGTTGCTATGGCATCGGCGTGTCGCGCATCGTCGCTTCCGCCATCGAGCAGAACAACGATGACAAGGGCATCATCTGGCCCGACGCTATCGCGCCTTTCCAGGTCGCACTGTTGCCGATGAATATGCACAAATCACAGCGCATCCGTGACGCCGCTGACACCCTTTATAGTGAATTGCAGGCGGCAGGCGTCGAGGTGTTATACGACGATCGCAAGGAGCGCGCGGGCGTGATGTTCACGGATATGGAGCTGATTGGCATCCCGCACCGTTTGGTGCTTGGCGAGAGCAAGCTGGACGAAGGTGTGATTGAATATAAGGGACGGCGTGACGCAGAGAGTCAGAATATTCCTCTGATCCAGGTTGTGGAATTTATCAAGGCCAGATCAGGGCTGAAATAA